The proteins below are encoded in one region of Mya arenaria isolate MELC-2E11 chromosome 15, ASM2691426v1:
- the LOC128219114 gene encoding balbiani ring protein 3-like translates to MAEEFRMVCFAGFIAMGCCDPIRNRRPDKGDSSSSDVESLSTGRDNNDSSSSDSSSNGGYSNGGSSSSGGSNSDSNSNGGSNSGGSSSGSHSSSSSGSGISGADCSSDDEAKCCAAAEGCSGVFQSACVCDFEGIFPNCCADCSSDDEAKCCAVAEGCSGVDQSACVCDFEGTFPNCCADCSSDDEAKCCAAAEGCSGVFQSACVCDFEGIFPNCCADCSSDDEAKCCAAAEGCSGVDQSACVCDFEGTFPNCCADCSSDDEAKCCAAAEGCSGVFQSACVCDFEGIFPNCCADCSSDDEAKCCAAAEGCSGVDQSACVCDFEGTFPNCCADCSSDDEAKCCAAAEGCSGVFQSACVCDFEGIFPNCCADCSSDDEAKCCAAAEGCSGVFQSACVCDFEGIFPNCCADCSSDDEAKCCAAAEGCSGVDQSACVCDFEGTFPNCCADCSSDDEAKCCAAAEGCSGVFQSACVCDFEGIFPNCCADCSSDDEAKCCAAAEGCSGVDQSACVCDFEGTFPNCCADCSSDDEAKCCAAAEGCSGVFQSACVCDFEGIFPNCCADCSSDDEAKCCAAAEGCSGVDQSACVCDFEGTFPNCCADCSSDDEAKCCAAAEGCSGVFQSACVCDFEGIFPNCCADCSSDDEAKCCAAAEGCSGVDQSACVCDFEGIFPNCCADCSSDDEAKCCAAAEGCSGVFQSACVCDFEGIFPNCCADCSSDDEAKCCAAAEGCCGVDQSACVCDFEGTFPNCCADCSSDDEAKCCAAAEGCSDVFQSACVCDFEGIFPNCCADCSSDDEAKCCAAAEGCSGVDQSACVCDFEGTFPNCCK, encoded by the exons atggccgaggagttccgaatg GTGTGTTTTGCCGGTTTTATTGCCATGGGATGCTGCGATCCAATCCGCAATCGTAGACC AGACAAAGGAGACAGTAGTAGCTCAGATGTGGAGAGCTTGAGTACTGGTAGAGACAACAACGATAGCAGCAGCAGCGATAGCAGCAGCAACGGTGGCTACAGCAACGGCGGCAGTAGCAGCAGCGGCGGCAGCAACAGCGATAGCAACAGCAACGGTGGCAGCAACAGCGGCGGCAGTAGCAGCGGCAGccacagcagcagcagcagtggtAGCGGGATTTCTG GTGCGGATTgtagcagtgatgatgaagCGAAATGTTGCGCTGCCGCCGAGGGCTGTAGTGGTGTATTCCAGAGTGCCTGTGTCTGCGACTTCGAGGGAATCTTTCCAAATTGCT GTGCGGATTgtagcagtgatgatgaagCGAAATGTTGCGCTGTCGCCGAGGGCTGTAGTGGTGTAGACCAGAGTGCCTGTGTCTGCGACTTCGAGGGAACCTTTCCAAATTGCT GTGCGGATTgtagcagtgatgatgaagCGAAATGTTGCGCTGCCGCCGAGGGCTGTAGTGGTGTATTCCAGAGTGCCTGTGTCTGCGACTTCGAGGGAATCTTTCCAAATTGCT GTGCGGATTgtagcagtgatgatgaagCGAAATGTTGCGCTGCCGCCGAGGGCTGTAGTGGTGTAGACCAGAGTGCCTGTGTCTGCGACTTCGAGGGAACCTTTCCAAATTGCT GTGCGGATTgtagcagtgatgatgaagCGAAATGTTGCGCTGCCGCCGAGGGCTGTAGTGGTGTATTCCAGAGTGCCTGTGTCTGCGACTTCGAGGGAATCTTTCCAAATTGCT GTGCGGATTgtagcagtgatgatgaagCGAAATGTTGCGCTGCCGCCGAGGGCTGTAGTGGTGTAGACCAGAGTGCCTGTGTCTGCGACTTCGAGGGAACCTTTCCAAATTGCT GTGCGGATTgtagcagtgatgatgaagCGAAATGTTGCGCTGCCGCCGAGGGCTGTAGTGGTGTATTCCAGAGTGCCTGTGTCTGCGACTTCGAGGGAATCTTTCCAAATTGCT GTGCGGATTgtagcagtgatgatgaagCGAAATGTTGCGCTGCCGCCGAGGGCTGTAGTGGTGTATTCCAGAGTGCCTGTGTCTGCGACTTCGAGGGAATCTTTCCAAATTGCT GTGCGGATTgtagcagtgatgatgaagCGAAATGTTGCGCTGCCGCCGAGGGCTGTAGTGGTGTAGACCAGAGTGCCTGTGTCTGCGACTTCGAGGGAACCTTTCCAAATTGCT GTGCGGATTgtagcagtgatgatgaagCGAAATGTTGCGCTGCCGCCGAGGGCTGTAGTGGTGTATTCCAGAGTGCCTGTGTCTGCGACTTCGAGGGAATCTTTCCAAATTGCT GTGCGGATTgtagcagtgatgatgaagCGAAATGTTGCGCTGCCGCCGAGGGCTGTAGTGGTGTAGACCAGAGTGCCTGTGTCTGCGACTTCGAGGGAACCTTTCCAAATTGCT GTGCGGATTgtagcagtgatgatgaagCGAAATGTTGCGCTGCCGCCGAGGGCTGTAGTGGTGTATTCCAGAGTGCCTGTGTCTGCGACTTCGAGGGAATCTTTCCAAATTGCT GTGCGGATTgtagcagtgatgatgaagCGAAATGTTGCGCTGCCGCCGAGGGCTGTAGTGGTGTAGACCAGAGTGCCTGTGTCTGCGACTTCGAGGGAACCTTTCCAAATTGCT GTGCGGATTgtagcagtgatgatgaagCGAAATGTTGCGCTGCCGCCGAGGGCTGTAGTGGTGTATTCCAGAGTGCCTGTGTCTGCGACTTCGAGGGAATCTTTCCAAATTGCT GTGCGGATTgtagcagtgatgatgaagCGAAATGTTGCGCTGCCGCCGAGGGCTGTAGTGGTGTAGACCAGAGTGCCTGTGTCTGCGACTTCGAGGGAATCTTTCCAAATTGCT GTGCGGATTgtagcagtgatgatgaagCGAAATGTTGCGCTGCCGCCGAGGGCTGTAGTGGTGTATTCCAGAGTGCCTGTGTCTGCGACTTCGAGGGAATCTTTCCAAATTGCT GTGCGGATTgtagcagtgatgatgaagCGAAATGTTGCGCTGCCGCCGAGGGCTGTTGTGGTGTAGACCAGAGTGCCTGTGTCTGCGACTTCGAGGGAACCTTTCCAAATTGCT GTGCGGATTgtagcagtgatgatgaagCGAAATGTTGCGCTGCCGCCGAGGGCTGTAGTGATGTATTCCAGAGTGCCTGTGTCTGCGACTTCGAGGGAATCTTTCCAAATTGCT GTGCGGATTgtagcagtgatgatgaagCGAAATGTTGCGCTGCCGCCGAGGGCTGTAGTGGTGTAGACCAGAGTGCCTGTGTCTGCGACTTCGAGGGAACCTTTCCAAATTGCTGTAAGTGA